One genomic segment of Chitinispirillales bacterium ANBcel5 includes these proteins:
- a CDS encoding energy transducer TonB, giving the protein MVKTIRRNTRVTLYFVGLLCFIRGVVADQVPQTSDPVLPQELEITSADPVLISEGEFTFPVSLLKQGVKGCVELNVDLDRDGIVEMCHIVSSLEPLLDSLVCQSMIESEFSPAYVKGTPEPSTVFMNYCFDPKVIASGGGETDPDIEGVLLNWVTMEPVKGARVELYFSDTTVDRSVTVPFSDYLEIISNVPGQELYGNSLVTTTESCGSFSFRMIPHSPFILKVSASGYESISPAFTSIDTSGRRMRLYINELDSIEIDESEYEVVVHGATEREERFSTEEVQRSRGLTYYLSDLIHSHASVQAAPETRSKAIVRSGTPFENRYIVAGVPFLAPFHFGGSNYAEIDALMLSGISDAELLINRIAGKRVGASGFLLTVDPKMNEEFTHYRRRPELLLDFNIIGQDLLFAFPNSRNGNDLQIGFTRAENHTLRYVNNRFSHTSDHFSLGNPLTYGNINLYNSYWGENIKVEMFFWLAWDVWSDGSGENVFKPWGMGSITLQPTGNDLTITIGGSKQYFASENRFRHYTYINETNLANVVASASSSIDFLNLDSTNVECRIEYQQWEGSVEWGRSFLRDGFGDKGDETAVSVQSAMEKRLGSLNIGSDILVSGFLVDQNLGYIVDYGLSLSVLMGDIQFGLYGGRVTSRPDIRGLPDSNLRHKKLPTYMLSAPIYYTSQRFRTGLQPYVRRKPKELRINPYASVWVGSETDPVRAAGVDWEADLELAEWISVNSTVNYSFAQRKYEQQYREYEWNVPWTITGGAHLNLSPFHTYLKGIYNSGLFYYDEVPKKYRRLPAYKNLDLSIQYRNEDIDHRFIRRYDVYITCKNLMTTRNITNYYYTNDGSKRPVFGGDFTIDVGLKVGVRL; this is encoded by the coding sequence TTCCTGTTTCACTGTTAAAGCAGGGGGTGAAGGGATGTGTCGAGCTAAATGTTGATTTGGATAGAGATGGAATTGTCGAAATGTGTCATATAGTATCATCTCTTGAGCCACTGCTTGATTCTCTTGTATGCCAATCGATGATTGAATCGGAGTTTTCACCTGCCTACGTTAAGGGGACGCCTGAACCATCAACTGTTTTTATGAATTACTGCTTTGATCCCAAAGTTATAGCTTCAGGTGGGGGAGAAACAGATCCCGATATTGAAGGCGTACTATTAAACTGGGTCACAATGGAGCCGGTTAAAGGAGCAAGGGTAGAGCTCTACTTTTCCGATACAACAGTTGATAGATCTGTTACAGTTCCCTTTAGTGATTATCTTGAGATTATCTCCAATGTGCCGGGTCAGGAGCTGTATGGCAATTCACTTGTAACAACGACGGAATCGTGTGGGAGTTTCAGTTTTCGAATGATACCACACTCACCTTTCATACTGAAGGTGAGCGCTTCGGGATATGAATCGATCTCACCTGCTTTTACATCCATTGATACATCCGGCCGCAGGATGCGTTTATATATTAATGAGCTTGACTCGATTGAGATTGATGAATCCGAATATGAGGTTGTTGTGCATGGTGCCACAGAAAGAGAGGAACGATTTAGTACTGAAGAGGTGCAGCGTTCCCGGGGGCTCACGTATTATTTGAGTGATCTAATACACTCTCACGCTTCGGTACAAGCTGCCCCTGAGACGCGATCAAAAGCGATCGTGCGCTCCGGAACCCCTTTTGAAAATCGCTACATTGTAGCCGGTGTCCCTTTTTTGGCCCCTTTTCATTTTGGTGGAAGCAACTACGCGGAGATTGACGCATTGATGCTTTCCGGTATTAGCGACGCGGAACTATTAATAAATAGAATTGCCGGCAAAAGGGTTGGTGCAAGTGGGTTTTTGCTTACAGTTGACCCTAAGATGAATGAAGAATTCACCCATTACAGACGACGTCCTGAATTATTACTGGACTTCAATATCATCGGTCAGGACCTACTATTTGCTTTCCCAAACAGCAGAAATGGAAATGATCTGCAGATAGGTTTTACCAGAGCTGAAAATCATACTCTTCGTTATGTCAACAATAGATTCAGTCATACATCGGACCATTTTAGTTTAGGTAATCCCCTCACTTATGGAAACATCAATCTTTATAATTCTTATTGGGGAGAAAATATCAAGGTTGAAATGTTTTTCTGGTTAGCCTGGGATGTTTGGAGTGACGGTTCCGGTGAGAATGTATTCAAACCATGGGGTATGGGTAGTATTACGTTGCAGCCGACCGGTAATGATCTCACTATTACAATAGGAGGCTCAAAACAATATTTTGCATCAGAAAACAGATTCAGACATTATACCTACATTAATGAGACTAATCTGGCAAATGTAGTCGCGTCCGCAAGCAGCAGTATTGACTTTCTTAATCTCGATAGTACCAATGTTGAATGCAGAATCGAATACCAACAGTGGGAAGGAAGCGTCGAATGGGGGAGATCCTTTTTACGGGATGGTTTCGGGGACAAAGGAGATGAAACCGCCGTAAGTGTTCAATCTGCAATGGAAAAAAGGCTTGGGAGTTTGAACATTGGGAGTGATATTCTGGTATCTGGTTTTCTTGTTGATCAAAATTTGGGATATATTGTTGATTACGGTTTATCCTTATCAGTACTGATGGGTGATATTCAGTTTGGCCTTTATGGGGGAAGAGTAACGTCAAGACCTGATATACGGGGACTTCCTGATAGTAATCTAAGACACAAGAAGTTACCAACCTATATGTTGTCTGCCCCGATATATTATACCTCACAGCGTTTCAGAACCGGTCTGCAACCTTATGTGCGAAGAAAACCAAAAGAGCTGAGGATAAATCCCTATGCTTCTGTGTGGGTCGGATCGGAAACCGATCCTGTACGTGCTGCGGGTGTAGATTGGGAAGCAGATCTGGAGCTTGCGGAGTGGATCAGCGTAAATTCAACGGTAAACTACTCCTTTGCTCAGCGAAAGTATGAACAGCAATACCGGGAGTATGAGTGGAATGTTCCGTGGACTATAACCGGAGGAGCTCATTTAAACCTTTCACCTTTTCATACCTATCTAAAGGGGATCTACAATTCAGGACTTTTCTATTATGATGAGGTACCGAAAAAGTATCGCCGCCTGCCAGCTTATAAAAATTTAGATCTTAGCATTCAATACCGAAACGAGGACATAGATCATCGCTTTATCAGAAGATATGATGTGTACATTACCTGCAAAAACTTAATGACTACAAGAAATATAACAAATTATTATTACACTAACGATGGTAGTAAAAGGCCGGTTTTCGGAGGAGATTTTACTATTGATGTTGGTTTAAAAGTGGGTGTTAGATTGTAA